A single genomic interval of Granulicella tundricola MP5ACTX9 harbors:
- a CDS encoding PqqD family protein — MKNVFPRRRTHQLSIQQVGQETLIYDEQTHNAFCLNPVAAAVWNLCDGETSAAVISVSASFALKLTVSEELVQLSLEALASDGLLESESPPPAPATISRRAAVSQLGVGAAMLLPVIAVIAAPKAAQAYTGCVNCTAPSSTGTRGRRQ, encoded by the coding sequence ATGAAGAATGTGTTTCCACGCCGCAGAACGCACCAACTCTCGATCCAGCAGGTCGGTCAGGAGACCTTGATCTATGACGAGCAGACCCATAATGCTTTCTGCCTCAACCCGGTCGCCGCGGCCGTATGGAATCTGTGTGACGGAGAGACTTCAGCTGCCGTCATCTCGGTCTCCGCATCGTTTGCCTTGAAGCTGACTGTATCTGAGGAGCTTGTCCAGTTGTCACTTGAAGCTCTCGCGAGCGACGGTCTGCTTGAGTCAGAGTCTCCACCGCCCGCACCAGCGACGATCTCTCGTCGCGCCGCAGTAAGCCAGCTCGGTGTCGGCGCGGCGATGCTGCTGCCGGTGATCGCGGTCATCGCTGCCCCGAAGGCCGCACAGGCGTACACCGGGTGTGTCAACTGCACGGCCCCAAGCTCCACCGGTACCCGAGGTCGACGCCAGTAG
- a CDS encoding helix-turn-helix domain-containing protein, producing MVVAKIIGEMLTWARTCAGLKIESLAEGSISVEMLTAWEDGTDKPSQTQAIAIAEKLGISYAMLFMPEVPPSDNPNTLDLRVSTFC from the coding sequence ATGGTCGTAGCTAAGATCATCGGGGAAATGCTGACCTGGGCTCGCACATGTGCGGGGCTGAAAATCGAGAGCCTAGCTGAGGGCTCGATTAGCGTTGAGATGCTGACCGCATGGGAAGATGGGACGGACAAGCCCAGCCAAACACAAGCAATCGCCATCGCTGAAAAGCTCGGTATCTCGTACGCCATGCTTTTCATGCCGGAAGTTCCCCCATCAGACAATCCCAATACTCTAGATTTACGGGTATCGACCTTCTGCTAA
- a CDS encoding QcrA and Rieske domain-containing protein, with the protein MNDSNELASQRTEITAPQDQPVPVTASQSTSAEKAAKHTRRVFLFQLSLGLNAVVGAVLAVPILGYVLGPMFKKNGSYNSWVPLTMLDAMPVGATRLVEYLNPQRTPTDGDTDKVACWARRLSPTSYEVFAINCAHLGCPVRWFEQSQLFLCPCHGGAYYANGDRASGPPERGLFKYDVRVSAGRVYINAGEMPTLATQACREKKNEPLIHIQTDSAEQAASEAYNHIPISIASEPDGRNA; encoded by the coding sequence GTGAATGATTCCAATGAACTTGCATCACAGCGGACGGAGATCACAGCGCCTCAGGACCAGCCTGTACCAGTCACCGCCTCGCAGTCCACATCGGCCGAAAAGGCCGCCAAGCATACTCGCAGGGTCTTTCTCTTCCAGCTTTCGCTTGGCCTGAACGCAGTAGTCGGTGCCGTGCTTGCCGTCCCAATCCTCGGCTATGTCCTAGGCCCAATGTTCAAGAAGAATGGCTCCTACAACAGCTGGGTTCCCCTGACGATGCTGGATGCGATGCCCGTCGGCGCAACCCGGCTGGTCGAGTACCTCAACCCGCAGCGCACACCGACGGACGGCGACACCGATAAGGTAGCCTGCTGGGCCAGGCGTCTCAGCCCAACCAGCTATGAGGTCTTCGCCATCAACTGCGCACACCTCGGCTGTCCCGTCCGCTGGTTTGAGCAGTCGCAGCTCTTCCTCTGTCCCTGCCACGGCGGTGCATACTACGCCAACGGTGATCGCGCCTCAGGGCCGCCCGAGCGAGGACTCTTCAAGTACGACGTCCGGGTCTCCGCCGGCAGGGTCTACATCAACGCCGGCGAGATGCCCACGCTCGCCACGCAGGCATGCCGTGAGAAGAAGAACGAACCCCTCATCCATATACAAACCGACAGCGCGGAGCAAGCAGCATCCGAAGCCTACAACCACATCCCAATCTCCATCGCCTCCGAGCCCGACGGGAGGAATGCATGA
- the coxB gene encoding cytochrome c oxidase subunit II produces the protein MWERLQSTLLESVSQRQRAFLVSLNEWGMLVVVDGIITVISEYCPFMLQLSCFVPTNIFMPAASPARAIFGLSILTLCIVTAIFLVVGGLLLYALIKFREKPQQDDREPVQLFGSNQIELSWTVIPILIVVVLFLATARVIIATERSHPPEGALHVTVVGHQYWWEFRYPGTQVVTANELHIPTSDPSHPRPTYLNMISADTDHSFWVPRLAGKMDVIPNKINVMWFDPQQPGLYLGQCAQYCGTQHAKMLIRVYAQTPSEFQQWMNAQALPAALDPQMSAGRAVFERNACMNCHQVRGTVADGRFGPDLTHFGSRDTLASGAVTNTPEHLRQWIADPSHYKDGALMPAMHLKDADIDLVSKYLESLQ, from the coding sequence TTGTGGGAGAGACTTCAGAGCACTCTACTTGAGAGCGTCTCTCAACGGCAACGGGCATTCCTAGTCTCATTGAACGAATGGGGTATGCTGGTGGTGGTAGACGGAATTATTACGGTTATTTCGGAGTACTGCCCCTTTATGCTGCAGCTTTCCTGTTTTGTTCCAACGAATATCTTCATGCCGGCAGCATCACCGGCGCGAGCGATCTTCGGGTTATCGATTCTTACGCTGTGCATCGTTACAGCGATCTTCCTGGTGGTGGGCGGATTGCTGCTGTATGCGTTGATTAAGTTTCGGGAAAAGCCCCAGCAGGACGATCGAGAGCCTGTGCAACTCTTCGGCAGCAATCAGATTGAGCTATCGTGGACGGTCATTCCGATCCTGATTGTGGTTGTTCTGTTTCTCGCTACAGCTCGAGTGATTATTGCTACGGAGCGCTCCCATCCTCCGGAGGGTGCCTTGCATGTGACCGTTGTGGGACATCAGTACTGGTGGGAGTTTCGGTATCCGGGCACGCAGGTGGTGACTGCCAATGAGTTACACATTCCAACCAGCGACCCGTCCCATCCGCGGCCCACATATCTCAATATGATCTCCGCTGACACCGACCACAGCTTCTGGGTGCCTCGATTGGCAGGCAAGATGGATGTAATTCCAAACAAGATCAATGTCATGTGGTTCGACCCGCAGCAACCTGGCCTGTACCTCGGCCAGTGTGCACAGTACTGCGGAACGCAGCACGCGAAAATGCTGATCCGGGTGTATGCACAGACGCCTTCCGAGTTCCAGCAGTGGATGAATGCGCAGGCGTTGCCGGCGGCGCTCGATCCGCAGATGTCGGCGGGACGCGCGGTGTTTGAGAGGAACGCCTGCATGAACTGCCACCAGGTTCGTGGGACGGTTGCGGATGGAAGATTTGGTCCGGACCTGACGCACTTCGGCAGCCGCGATACGCTGGCGTCAGGGGCGGTTACAAATACTCCGGAGCATCTGCGTCAGTGGATCGCCGATCCCAGCCACTACAAAGACGGTGCACTGATGCCCGCCATGCACCTGAAGGATGCAGATATCGATCTTGTCTCCAAGTACCTGGAATCTCTGCAGTGA
- the ctaD gene encoding cytochrome c oxidase subunit I, which produces MATTTSTPEYKQGKPELLQPGRGRLLVEYLHGWITTVDHKRIGIMYILSALLFLVIAGAEALVIRWQLAVPNNDLVSAANFNRLFTLHGTTMVFFVGMPILFGFGNYLIPLMIGARDMAFPRLNAFSFWVSLFGGLLLYFSVIGGSGLYGAGSAPDVGWFAYAPLTSRVFSPGHSTDYWTLAVMLSGIGSVGTALNIVTTTISMRCRGMKLMRMPLLVWLYFVTCLLVLVALSPLTAAQIMLCLDRYLGAHFFDTQAGGSAVLWMHFFWIFGHPEVYILVMPAFGFASEIIPVFSRKVIFGYPAMVLATISIGFISLSVWAHHMFTVGLGPGPNTFFTLATMIIAVPTGIKIFNWLATIWGGRVRFATPMMFSVGFLFNFLIAGLTGIVLSVSPFDWQLGNSYFVVAHFHFVLVGAILFMIFGAFYYWFPKMSGKMLSERLGKWHFWLFLFGFHMTFDLMHIPGILGMPRRIYTYQADRGWGTLNMLVSIGAIFQTIAVGIFVWNLIDSLRHGEPAGPDPWDACTLEWSTTSPPPAYNFNDEPEVHSRRPLWDLKHPDDPDTDYAM; this is translated from the coding sequence ATGGCGACAACGACAAGCACTCCCGAGTACAAGCAGGGCAAGCCTGAGCTGCTTCAACCAGGCCGCGGACGGCTCCTGGTCGAATATCTGCATGGCTGGATCACGACGGTCGACCACAAGCGCATTGGCATCATGTACATCTTGTCAGCGCTGCTCTTCCTGGTGATCGCCGGAGCGGAGGCCTTGGTGATCCGTTGGCAGCTCGCAGTGCCGAACAACGACCTGGTAAGCGCGGCGAACTTCAACCGACTTTTCACCCTGCACGGCACCACAATGGTCTTTTTCGTCGGTATGCCCATCCTCTTCGGCTTTGGCAACTACCTGATCCCGCTGATGATCGGGGCGCGGGATATGGCCTTTCCTCGCTTGAACGCCTTCTCCTTCTGGGTATCACTGTTCGGCGGGTTGCTGCTTTACTTCAGCGTCATCGGTGGCAGTGGGCTTTACGGCGCGGGCTCAGCGCCAGACGTTGGTTGGTTCGCTTATGCGCCGCTGACCTCGCGCGTCTTCTCTCCGGGCCATAGTACAGACTATTGGACGCTGGCAGTCATGCTGAGCGGCATCGGCTCTGTCGGCACGGCGCTGAACATCGTGACTACGACCATCTCCATGCGCTGCCGGGGCATGAAGCTCATGCGCATGCCGCTTCTGGTCTGGCTCTACTTTGTCACCTGCCTGCTGGTGCTGGTCGCGCTCAGTCCGCTCACCGCGGCGCAGATCATGCTGTGCCTGGACCGCTATCTAGGAGCGCATTTCTTCGATACGCAGGCAGGCGGCTCCGCGGTGCTGTGGATGCACTTCTTCTGGATCTTCGGACATCCGGAGGTCTATATCCTGGTCATGCCAGCATTCGGCTTCGCCAGTGAGATCATCCCGGTCTTCTCGCGCAAGGTGATCTTCGGCTATCCGGCAATGGTGCTGGCGACCATCTCCATCGGATTCATTAGCCTGAGTGTGTGGGCCCACCACATGTTTACTGTCGGACTGGGGCCGGGACCAAATACGTTCTTCACTCTGGCCACGATGATCATCGCAGTACCAACAGGGATCAAAATCTTCAACTGGCTGGCGACTATCTGGGGCGGCCGTGTGCGCTTCGCCACACCAATGATGTTTTCAGTCGGCTTCCTGTTCAACTTCCTCATCGCCGGCCTCACTGGAATTGTGCTGTCGGTCTCGCCCTTTGACTGGCAGCTTGGCAACTCCTACTTTGTGGTCGCGCACTTCCACTTCGTGCTTGTAGGGGCCATTCTGTTCATGATCTTCGGTGCCTTCTACTACTGGTTCCCGAAGATGAGCGGCAAGATGTTGAGCGAGCGGCTCGGCAAGTGGCACTTCTGGCTTTTCCTCTTCGGCTTCCACATGACCTTTGACCTGATGCATATCCCAGGCATTCTCGGTATGCCGCGCAGGATCTACACCTACCAGGCGGATCGAGGCTGGGGCACGCTCAACATGCTCGTCTCCATTGGCGCCATCTTCCAGACTATCGCGGTGGGCATCTTCGTCTGGAACCTCATCGATTCGCTCCGGCACGGCGAGCCCGCCGGGCCTGATCCATGGGACGCATGCACGCTTGAGTGGTCGACCACCTCGCCGCCGCCGGCCTACAACTTCAACGACGAGCCAGAGGTTCACAGCCGCAGGCCGCTTTGGGATCTGAAGCACCCTGACGATCCGGATACCGACTATGCAATGTGA
- a CDS encoding HPr kinase/phosphorylase, translated as MNATGQASGLTCTPDSVVSCESYGVFFRVRVATPDLLAEVIKVLPHGSVLVAEVPAGAEEFTFSADSRTRKGFESSLEQLRQDLMVHVANSAPDHVFVHAGVVAWQGHGLMLPGESFAGKTTLVAELVRAGALYYSDEYAVIDQEGKVHPYARNLQVRMPGYALQTDMPVTELEGIAGTRPLSIALVAFVKFSRDEPWMPDSMTAGMSVLEMLRHTIPVQRTPARVMATLTSMLADASVIRSKRGEAGPAAHALLKLLEFHAVSA; from the coding sequence ATGAATGCAACTGGTCAAGCTTCGGGGCTGACATGCACGCCTGATTCCGTCGTCTCATGCGAGTCTTACGGTGTCTTTTTTCGTGTACGCGTGGCCACGCCGGACCTCCTGGCTGAGGTAATCAAAGTCTTGCCCCATGGCTCCGTCCTCGTTGCTGAGGTTCCTGCTGGTGCCGAGGAGTTCACGTTTTCGGCAGACTCCCGCACTCGCAAAGGATTTGAAAGCAGCCTTGAGCAGCTCCGCCAGGATTTGATGGTGCACGTCGCCAATTCCGCGCCCGATCATGTCTTTGTGCATGCGGGCGTGGTCGCGTGGCAAGGACACGGGCTCATGCTTCCAGGGGAGAGTTTCGCGGGCAAGACGACCCTGGTGGCTGAACTTGTGCGCGCTGGTGCGCTGTATTACTCGGATGAGTACGCCGTGATAGACCAGGAAGGGAAGGTTCATCCCTATGCGCGAAATCTGCAGGTTCGAATGCCCGGATATGCGTTGCAAACTGATATGCCAGTCACGGAGTTAGAGGGCATAGCGGGCACGCGACCGCTCTCGATTGCTCTGGTGGCGTTCGTGAAATTTTCCAGGGATGAGCCTTGGATGCCTGACTCGATGACTGCTGGCATGTCAGTCCTGGAGATGCTACGCCACACGATTCCGGTTCAACGCACTCCTGCGCGCGTTATGGCGACGCTGACCTCAATGCTCGCTGATGCGTCAGTCATCCGCTCGAAGCGTGGCGAGGCGGGGCCGGCAGCACACGCTTTGCTCAAGCTGCTGGAGTTTCATGCGGTATCAGCATGA
- a CDS encoding nucleotidyltransferase domain-containing protein yields MNCLLDVLQGKVGAQSLSDVEWEQAFELAEAEQVLPSFVSTLRRSGLPLSPSIEKRLCGAERQCAIAGFFWSAELRGLLKSFAEAAVPVLPLKGPSLALRAYGEAAFRSAKDLDLLVQRSDHAAAESILLKIGFAPNRHADDYHRQWSRGTTLVELHFDLENPLAFDFKVETAWQRASPGEFQGQPAWHFAAEDELLFLALHGVRHRFERLSHVLDLALAFRAFAPNGSLAVPRADVAPISRLLVLGAELANLLFPEEPMPIVPADNRTKRKMDTLAKSLWQDLLCEPAGQLDWQTQHRFFVETEVCIGGRYWCRIKHMRILLTRTIEADHAFANRLGLMRHWQVALLRPIRLLLRDLKQRRSKPRIRQAL; encoded by the coding sequence ATGAACTGCTTGCTCGATGTGCTGCAGGGGAAGGTGGGCGCGCAATCCCTCAGCGATGTGGAGTGGGAGCAGGCGTTTGAACTCGCCGAAGCGGAACAGGTTCTACCCTCGTTCGTCTCGACTCTCCGGCGCAGCGGCCTGCCCTTGTCGCCATCGATTGAGAAGCGTTTGTGCGGCGCCGAGCGTCAATGCGCTATTGCCGGATTTTTCTGGAGTGCGGAGTTACGTGGCCTGCTGAAGTCGTTTGCCGAGGCCGCTGTGCCGGTGTTGCCGCTCAAAGGACCATCGCTGGCCCTTCGCGCTTACGGAGAGGCGGCCTTCCGAAGCGCAAAGGATCTTGACCTCCTCGTGCAGCGCTCCGATCACGCAGCCGCGGAATCAATCCTGCTAAAGATCGGCTTCGCACCCAATCGTCACGCGGACGACTATCACCGCCAGTGGAGTCGAGGGACGACCTTGGTCGAGTTGCATTTTGATCTGGAAAATCCCCTGGCCTTCGACTTCAAAGTTGAGACAGCTTGGCAGCGAGCTAGTCCCGGAGAGTTTCAGGGGCAACCGGCTTGGCACTTTGCCGCTGAGGATGAGTTGTTGTTTCTTGCTCTGCATGGCGTGCGTCACCGCTTCGAGCGGCTAAGCCACGTCTTGGACCTGGCGCTCGCATTTCGTGCATTTGCGCCGAATGGGAGTCTCGCTGTACCCCGTGCAGACGTCGCTCCAATCTCTCGACTGCTCGTCCTCGGGGCGGAGTTAGCGAATTTGTTGTTCCCGGAGGAGCCGATGCCAATCGTCCCTGCAGACAATCGGACAAAGCGCAAGATGGACACACTCGCGAAGAGTCTCTGGCAGGATCTTCTGTGCGAGCCGGCGGGACAGCTTGATTGGCAGACGCAACACCGTTTCTTTGTCGAGACCGAAGTCTGCATCGGCGGCCGTTATTGGTGCCGAATAAAGCACATGCGAATTCTTCTCACACGGACGATCGAGGCAGATCATGCGTTCGCAAACCGGCTTGGCCTCATGCGTCACTGGCAAGTCGCGCTTCTTCGCCCGATTCGCTTACTGCTCAGGGACCTCAAGCAAAGAAGGAGCAAGCCTCGAATCAGACAAGCTCTGTGA
- a CDS encoding c-type cytochrome, with protein sequence MQPSTGPSRLLWALSLGALSITGCKLPGRPAPGDIPQRPDQVADFKTLYNSNCAACHGSNGQHGAAVSLANPAYLNYAGETNIANITAKGIDGSLMPAFATEAGGLLTDTQIRILAHGMVTNWGRPGATAPAYQSHAVGDIKRGETAYRNDCLRCHAPGNGSLLDPTYLAIISDSGLRTYIVAGKPEDGMSDWTGYGAAPLDDQTITDLVAFLTSHRIQTPGQPYSNGLGEAKPQPQPATSTGKSGSL encoded by the coding sequence TTGCAACCATCGACCGGACCGTCCCGCCTTCTTTGGGCGCTCTCTCTGGGGGCGCTCAGCATCACGGGCTGCAAGCTGCCAGGACGTCCAGCGCCTGGAGACATTCCGCAGCGTCCCGACCAGGTGGCCGACTTCAAGACGCTCTACAACAGCAACTGCGCAGCCTGCCATGGAAGCAATGGGCAGCATGGAGCAGCAGTCTCGCTTGCAAATCCTGCCTATCTGAACTACGCGGGCGAGACCAATATTGCCAACATCACCGCCAAAGGCATCGACGGATCGCTGATGCCGGCATTTGCCACAGAGGCCGGCGGCCTCCTGACAGACACACAGATCCGCATCCTTGCCCACGGCATGGTCACGAACTGGGGAAGGCCGGGCGCAACGGCTCCCGCATACCAGAGCCACGCCGTCGGCGACATCAAGCGGGGAGAGACGGCGTACCGCAACGATTGCCTGCGCTGCCACGCACCCGGCAACGGATCGCTTCTGGACCCAACGTACCTTGCGATCATCTCGGACAGCGGTCTGCGAACCTACATCGTCGCGGGTAAGCCGGAGGACGGAATGTCCGACTGGACTGGCTACGGCGCCGCGCCGCTGGACGACCAGACCATCACCGACCTGGTCGCATTCCTCACCTCGCACCGAATCCAGACGCCTGGTCAGCCTTATTCGAATGGCCTTGGCGAAGCAAAACCACAACCACAGCCCGCCACAAGCACCGGAAAGAGTGGATCTCTGTGA
- a CDS encoding NHL repeat-containing protein, giving the protein MRCSSRKHAMILSCGWLGIAAATIGCGSSTPSSTTTVTAPGSAFTGHITAAGQPVIGASVQLYAAGTSGNGTGAVNLLPGQTISSNSAGQFSIPQDFACPTSTTQTYLVAQSGNPGLAGGTDNRALLLVAALGDCGSLSITTTPIVNEATTAAAAWAFSTFLGASAAIGSSATNATGLRNAFALAANLVSISTGTIPGPNLPSSAKFETAKLNTLANALASCTHSEGGAACGPLFAAAQQGTTKPATTLDAALSIVRNPANNVTAVFAASSGQTTFQPTLASAPHDWTLSITYGNCTSGCGGLNLPGNIAIDSTGAVWVANYFGRVASKFSATGVAAATNGFVGTGLYASYGIAVDASDNAWVTNLQSFTPTNSYSGSVSEFSPAGAELSGLGYTGGGVYYPLAVAAGTNGDIWVADYGSSSASLLASNGTTLSGASGYAASQLPFTSAVALDATQNAWFAVQNGVARVTPLGAVTSFSCCDDPEGIAVDPSGDIWVADYGASSLIELSPSGQTMATLDTASAGASPKGIAIDGAGNVWAANYYGNSLTALTGSNAAFRFPTRTIGLDASLNEPYAIAVDASGNLWVSNSNSNALVEFIGLASPVKTPLLGPPAQP; this is encoded by the coding sequence ATGAGATGCAGCTCCCGCAAACACGCCATGATTCTCTCGTGTGGATGGCTGGGCATAGCCGCAGCCACGATCGGCTGCGGCTCGTCCACGCCGTCTTCGACAACCACAGTAACGGCTCCGGGAAGCGCATTCACGGGCCACATAACCGCGGCAGGGCAGCCTGTGATCGGGGCTTCCGTGCAGCTTTACGCCGCTGGAACCAGCGGCAACGGAACCGGCGCGGTCAATCTGCTGCCAGGCCAAACGATCTCATCCAACAGCGCCGGGCAGTTCAGCATTCCGCAAGACTTCGCCTGCCCCACCTCCACGACGCAGACGTATCTCGTGGCGCAAAGTGGTAATCCGGGTCTTGCAGGCGGCACAGACAACCGAGCCCTGCTGCTCGTGGCCGCTCTGGGAGATTGCGGCAGTCTTTCAATTACGACAACCCCTATCGTCAACGAAGCCACGACCGCGGCGGCCGCCTGGGCGTTCTCAACCTTCCTCGGAGCCAGCGCCGCCATCGGGTCGTCCGCAACCAACGCAACAGGTCTGCGCAACGCCTTCGCTCTGGCGGCGAACCTTGTCAGCATCTCGACGGGAACGATACCGGGACCGAACCTGCCATCCAGCGCCAAGTTCGAAACAGCCAAACTCAATACGTTGGCAAACGCCCTGGCGAGCTGTACTCACTCCGAAGGAGGCGCAGCCTGCGGCCCACTCTTTGCCGCAGCACAGCAGGGAACTACGAAACCTGCCACCACACTCGATGCGGCATTGAGCATTGTTCGCAATCCTGCAAACAATGTAACGGCTGTGTTTGCGGCTTCATCGGGACAAACCACATTCCAGCCCACCTTGGCTAGCGCTCCCCACGACTGGACGTTGTCCATCACGTACGGCAACTGCACCTCCGGCTGCGGTGGTCTTAACCTTCCAGGGAATATTGCGATCGATTCCACCGGAGCCGTGTGGGTCGCCAACTACTTCGGCCGAGTCGCCTCCAAGTTCTCCGCGACCGGTGTTGCAGCAGCAACCAATGGCTTCGTTGGCACCGGCCTCTATGCTTCGTACGGCATCGCGGTGGACGCCTCCGATAACGCATGGGTGACCAATCTGCAAAGCTTTACTCCCACGAACAGCTACTCAGGAAGCGTCAGTGAGTTCTCCCCGGCAGGCGCAGAGTTATCCGGTCTCGGCTACACCGGTGGCGGCGTCTACTATCCACTGGCGGTAGCGGCCGGCACCAACGGCGACATCTGGGTTGCGGACTACGGCAGCTCGTCAGCGAGCCTCCTCGCCTCTAATGGAACAACCCTGTCTGGAGCCTCAGGTTATGCTGCATCGCAACTGCCGTTCACCTCAGCTGTCGCGCTTGATGCCACTCAAAATGCGTGGTTTGCGGTGCAGAACGGCGTCGCGCGAGTCACTCCACTGGGCGCAGTCACGTCCTTCTCCTGCTGCGACGATCCTGAGGGGATCGCCGTCGATCCTTCCGGCGACATCTGGGTCGCAGACTATGGCGCGTCCAGCCTCATCGAGCTCTCCCCCTCAGGCCAGACCATGGCAACGCTCGACACCGCAAGTGCAGGAGCATCTCCCAAGGGCATCGCCATCGACGGTGCAGGCAACGTGTGGGCAGCGAACTACTACGGCAATAGCCTCACCGCGCTTACCGGAAGCAACGCCGCGTTTCGCTTCCCGACGAGAACCATTGGGCTCGACGCCTCGTTGAATGAGCCTTACGCTATTGCTGTCGACGCCAGCGGCAACCTCTGGGTCTCCAACTCCAACAGCAACGCGCTGGTCGAATTCATCGGCCTGGCAAGCCCCGTGAAGACTCCACTGCTGGGGCCACCAGCCCAACCATGA
- a CDS encoding cytochrome c oxidase subunit 3, translated as MSSQTTTGSSSFAETYAAHPSKGLVGILCLIVAETTIFVIFVVAYIFYLGKSLSGPAPHEVLSLPIVATVCLLSSSLTVHQGVAELRKGKSAAATFWIGITALLGLIFLGFTGAEWFDLIVHHGLTIKTNLFGTTFYSLVGLHATHVVVGLIMLLLVTFFGLNKQLEERHAERLEILSLYWHFVDAVWVIVFCVVYLFGR; from the coding sequence ATGAGCAGCCAGACCACCACCGGTTCGTCCTCTTTCGCCGAGACTTACGCCGCGCACCCGTCCAAAGGGCTTGTAGGCATCCTCTGCCTCATCGTCGCGGAGACGACAATATTTGTCATCTTCGTGGTGGCGTATATCTTCTATCTGGGAAAGAGCCTCAGCGGGCCCGCCCCGCATGAAGTGCTGAGCCTGCCCATCGTGGCAACCGTCTGTCTGCTCTCCAGCAGCCTCACCGTACACCAGGGAGTGGCGGAGTTGCGCAAGGGCAAGAGCGCGGCTGCGACGTTTTGGATCGGGATCACTGCGCTGCTGGGCCTCATCTTTCTTGGATTCACGGGCGCAGAGTGGTTTGACCTCATCGTGCACCACGGCCTGACGATCAAGACTAACCTCTTCGGCACCACCTTCTACTCGCTGGTGGGGCTGCATGCAACGCACGTCGTTGTCGGTTTGATCATGTTGTTGCTCGTGACGTTCTTCGGCCTGAACAAACAGCTGGAGGAGCGGCATGCTGAGCGGCTTGAGATTCTCTCGCTGTACTGGCACTTCGTCGACGCAGTCTGGGTCATTGTGTTTTGTGTCGTTTACTTGTTTGGCAGATAA